Proteins encoded within one genomic window of Kibdelosporangium phytohabitans:
- a CDS encoding SelB C-terminal domain-containing protein gives MQLIATAGHADHGKSTLVHRLTGMAPEFGSAWTELPSGRVVELADLPAARTLAGICPVSAVLLVVAADAGWMPQSGEHLAALHALGIRRGLLVITRSDLADPLPALRRARAHLAGTSLAEAEPVVVSSLTGEGIPRLREALDRLVDLIPPPDPAATLRLWVDDADGPLVTGTLSAGTVHTGDELVVAPTGRRVRVESMESLGRPATAVAAAGRVALKVDGINPRRMRRGQALVAVNSWRFVSVVDVRLRTLDKSGMPARELVLHVGSAAIPARVRHLGPGVARLTLRSPLPLRIGDSGLLHDPRKRVVVAGVTVLDILPPDPRLSGGLAERAVELSKREVSTDGMAELRRRGMVRRNDLIAMGCTVPRAPVVGEWLFDPNRFQKLRQSLLDAVREYAARHPEDPAMPKLVAAQEIGLPDRRLVEPLARASRGLGVRMLGGRLVLGPRDALERLVEDLALDPFAAPEQPRLAELGLAVKRLNTAVARGMLIRLAGGVYLRPDAIDLAEAVLTELPETFTVAQVRTALRTSRRVAVPLLELLDARGVTERLDASRRRLRKGRRT, from the coding sequence GTGCAGCTGATAGCCACGGCCGGCCATGCCGACCACGGAAAGTCGACGCTGGTGCACCGGCTCACCGGGATGGCACCCGAGTTCGGTTCGGCGTGGACTGAACTGCCGTCCGGGCGCGTGGTCGAGCTGGCCGACCTGCCCGCGGCCCGGACCCTCGCCGGGATCTGCCCGGTGTCCGCCGTGCTGCTCGTGGTCGCCGCGGACGCGGGCTGGATGCCGCAGTCCGGCGAGCATCTGGCGGCGCTGCACGCGCTGGGAATCCGCCGGGGCCTGCTCGTGATCACCCGCAGCGACCTCGCCGACCCGTTGCCCGCGTTGCGCCGGGCCCGCGCGCACCTGGCGGGAACCAGCCTCGCCGAGGCGGAACCCGTCGTGGTCAGCAGCCTGACCGGGGAAGGGATTCCGCGGCTGCGCGAGGCGCTCGACCGGCTGGTGGATCTCATCCCGCCGCCGGATCCCGCTGCCACGCTGCGGTTGTGGGTCGACGACGCCGACGGGCCGCTGGTGACCGGCACGCTGTCCGCCGGGACGGTGCACACCGGCGACGAACTGGTTGTGGCGCCGACAGGTCGACGCGTCCGCGTCGAGTCGATGGAGTCCCTCGGCCGTCCCGCCACGGCGGTGGCCGCGGCGGGACGGGTCGCGCTGAAGGTCGACGGGATCAACCCGCGCCGGATGCGCAGGGGACAGGCGCTGGTCGCGGTGAACAGCTGGCGGTTCGTCTCCGTCGTCGACGTGCGGCTCAGGACGCTGGACAAGTCCGGGATGCCCGCGCGGGAACTGGTCCTGCACGTCGGCTCGGCCGCGATTCCCGCGCGTGTCCGGCATTTGGGGCCCGGCGTGGCCCGGCTGACCCTGCGGTCGCCGCTGCCGCTGCGGATCGGCGACTCCGGGTTGCTGCACGATCCGCGAAAACGCGTCGTCGTCGCGGGCGTCACCGTCCTCGACATCCTGCCTCCGGATCCGCGGCTGTCCGGCGGACTGGCCGAACGAGCCGTCGAACTGTCCAAACGGGAGGTCAGCACAGACGGCATGGCGGAACTGCGCAGGCGGGGAATGGTCCGGCGGAACGACCTGATCGCCATGGGCTGCACGGTGCCCCGCGCACCCGTCGTGGGGGAGTGGCTGTTCGACCCCAACCGTTTCCAGAAGCTGCGCCAGTCCCTGCTCGACGCCGTCCGCGAGTACGCCGCACGGCACCCCGAAGACCCGGCCATGCCGAAACTCGTTGCCGCGCAGGAGATCGGGCTGCCGGACCGGCGTCTGGTCGAGCCGTTGGCACGGGCGTCGCGTGGGCTGGGTGTGCGGATGCTCGGCGGGCGCCTCGTGCTCGGGCCGAGGGACGCGTTGGAGCGGTTGGTCGAAGACCTCGCTCTGGACCCCTTCGCCGCGCCGGAACAACCGCGGCTGGCTGAGCTGGGACTTGCCGTCAAACGCTTGAACACCGCGGTGGCAAGGGGAATGTTGATCCGGCTCGCCGGTGGCGTGTACCTGCGGCCGGACGCGATCGATCTGGCCGAAGCGGTGCTGACCGAACTGCCGGAGACGTTCACCGTCGCCCAGGTCCGCACGGCGCTGCGGACGAGCAGACGGGTCGCTGTTCCACTGCTGGAACTGCTGGACGCCCGGGGGGTGACCGAGCGGCTGGACGCGAGTCGACGACGACTGCGGAAGGGGCGGCGGACATGA
- a CDS encoding acetate--CoA ligase family protein, translating into MTYDGQTVREILDKVRAEGRDALTAPEGKRVCDAYGIPTPGEGLAATADEAVALAGKIGFPVVLKIVSPDILHKTEAGGVLVGVPDADAARAGFEKIIANAKAYMADAQIDGVQVQQMVGGGQEVIIGATTDPTFGKVVAFGLGGVLVEVLKDVTFRLAPVTQAEAVSMLDGIAAAEVLKGARGADPVDADTLADVIRRVSELVADFPEIAEFDLNPVFAAKDGAVAADVRIILQSGAVAEKPQIPHDEILRVMTKLMNPAAVAVIGASEQDGKIGNSVMRNLINGGYAGQIHPINPKADEIMGRKAYASVKDIPGDVDVAVFAIPAKFVPGALEECGDRGIPAAVLIPSGFAETGNHELQDEIVEIARRRGIRMLGPNIYGYYYTPQNLCATFCTPYDVQGGVALTSQSGGIGMAILGFARSTKMGVSAIVGLGNKSDVDEDDLLTYFEQDDNTNVVAMHLEDLKDGRAFVGAARRMTKKKPVIVLKAGRTDMGARAASSHTGALAGNDKVYDDVLKQAGVIRAPGLNEMLEFARGVPLLPAPRGENVVIITGAGGSGVLLSDAVVAEGLSLMDIPPDLDEAFRRFIPPFGAAGNPIDITGGEPPSTYEATIRLGLEDLRIHALILGYWHTIVTPPMVFAELTARVVAEARAKGIDKPVVASLAGDVEVERACEYLYDRSIVAYPYTTEKPVAVLGAKYRWARSAGLL; encoded by the coding sequence ATGACTTACGATGGCCAGACTGTCCGGGAGATCCTGGACAAGGTGCGGGCCGAGGGCCGGGACGCGCTGACCGCGCCGGAGGGCAAGCGCGTGTGCGACGCCTACGGCATCCCGACACCCGGCGAGGGATTGGCCGCCACCGCTGACGAAGCGGTCGCGCTGGCCGGGAAGATCGGCTTCCCGGTCGTGCTGAAGATCGTGTCCCCGGACATCCTGCACAAGACCGAGGCGGGCGGCGTTCTCGTCGGAGTGCCCGATGCGGACGCGGCGCGCGCCGGGTTCGAGAAGATCATCGCCAACGCCAAGGCGTACATGGCCGACGCACAGATCGACGGCGTGCAGGTCCAGCAGATGGTCGGCGGCGGACAAGAGGTCATCATCGGCGCCACTACCGACCCCACGTTCGGCAAGGTCGTCGCGTTCGGGCTCGGTGGTGTGCTCGTCGAGGTGCTCAAGGACGTCACGTTCCGGCTCGCGCCGGTCACCCAGGCCGAAGCGGTGTCCATGCTGGACGGGATCGCCGCCGCCGAGGTCCTCAAGGGCGCCCGCGGCGCGGACCCGGTCGACGCCGACACGCTCGCCGACGTGATCCGCCGGGTGTCCGAACTGGTCGCGGACTTCCCGGAGATCGCCGAGTTCGACCTGAACCCGGTGTTCGCGGCCAAGGACGGCGCGGTCGCCGCGGACGTGCGGATCATCCTGCAGAGCGGTGCCGTGGCCGAGAAGCCGCAGATCCCGCACGACGAGATCCTGCGGGTGATGACCAAGCTGATGAACCCGGCGGCGGTCGCGGTGATCGGAGCGTCCGAGCAGGACGGCAAAATCGGCAACTCGGTGATGAGGAACCTGATCAACGGCGGCTACGCCGGGCAGATCCACCCGATCAACCCGAAGGCCGACGAGATCATGGGCCGCAAGGCCTACGCGTCGGTGAAGGACATCCCCGGTGACGTCGACGTCGCGGTGTTCGCCATCCCGGCCAAGTTCGTGCCCGGCGCGCTGGAGGAGTGCGGCGACAGGGGAATCCCGGCAGCGGTGCTGATCCCGTCCGGCTTCGCCGAGACCGGCAACCACGAGCTGCAGGACGAGATCGTCGAGATCGCCAGGCGCCGCGGCATCCGGATGCTCGGCCCGAACATCTACGGCTACTACTACACGCCGCAGAACCTGTGCGCCACGTTCTGCACGCCGTACGACGTGCAGGGCGGCGTCGCGCTGACGTCACAGAGCGGCGGCATCGGCATGGCGATCCTCGGGTTCGCCCGGTCGACGAAGATGGGCGTGTCCGCGATCGTCGGGCTGGGCAACAAGTCCGATGTGGACGAGGACGACCTGCTGACGTACTTCGAACAGGACGACAACACCAACGTCGTAGCCATGCACCTGGAAGACCTCAAGGACGGCAGGGCGTTCGTCGGCGCGGCCAGGCGGATGACGAAGAAGAAGCCGGTCATCGTGCTCAAGGCCGGTCGTACCGACATGGGCGCGCGTGCCGCCAGCTCGCACACCGGCGCGCTGGCCGGCAACGACAAGGTCTACGACGACGTGCTCAAGCAGGCAGGCGTGATCAGGGCGCCCGGTCTCAACGAGATGCTCGAGTTCGCCCGCGGCGTGCCGCTCCTGCCCGCGCCGCGGGGCGAGAACGTCGTGATCATCACGGGCGCCGGTGGTTCCGGCGTGCTGCTCTCCGACGCCGTCGTCGCGGAGGGACTGTCCCTGATGGACATCCCACCGGATCTCGACGAGGCGTTCCGCAGGTTCATCCCGCCGTTCGGCGCGGCGGGCAACCCGATCGACATCACCGGCGGTGAACCACCCTCCACCTACGAGGCCACCATCCGGCTCGGACTGGAGGACCTCCGGATCCACGCGTTGATCCTCGGCTACTGGCACACCATCGTCACGCCCCCCATGGTGTTCGCCGAGTTGACCGCGCGGGTCGTGGCGGAGGCGAGGGCTAAGGGCATCGACAAGCCCGTGGTCGCGTCGCTCGCCGGTGACGTCGAGGTCGAACGCGCTTGCGAATATCTCTACGACAGGAGCATCGTGGCGTACCCGTACACCACCGAGAAGCCGGTGGCCGTGCTGGGCGCGAAGTACCGGTGGGCCAGATCAGCGGGCCTGCTGTAG
- a CDS encoding TerC family protein, with translation MNIPTWVWLVTVAGLSAMIMFDFYLVSRNPRKPSMRECALWVSAYVGLAILFGLGVTLFAGGKRGGEFFAGWVTEYSLSVDNLFVFIIIMGAFAVPKQFQQKVLSIGIVLALLMRGLFIAVGAQAVSRFDWLFYIFGAFLIYTAWKLVRHQDDDEDEFKENVVLRVAKRFLPATDSYDGARITTRVDGRKVVTPMLIVMIAIGTTDLLFALDSIPAIFGLTKEPYLVFTANAFALMGLRQLYFLIGGLLDKLVYLSKGLSVVLAFIGVKLVFEALHHDGVSWAPEIPILVSLGIILGTLAVTTVASLIKVRRDPKQPTEPESVTVNGGG, from the coding sequence ATGAACATCCCCACCTGGGTTTGGCTGGTCACTGTGGCCGGCCTGTCCGCAATGATCATGTTCGACTTCTACCTGGTGTCGCGCAATCCGCGGAAACCCTCGATGCGGGAGTGCGCACTGTGGGTCTCGGCGTACGTGGGCCTGGCCATCCTCTTCGGACTCGGCGTGACCCTGTTCGCCGGTGGGAAACGCGGTGGTGAGTTCTTCGCGGGCTGGGTCACCGAGTACTCGCTCTCGGTGGACAACCTGTTCGTGTTCATCATCATCATGGGAGCGTTCGCCGTACCGAAGCAGTTCCAGCAGAAGGTGCTGTCGATCGGGATAGTCCTGGCACTGCTGATGAGGGGTCTCTTCATCGCGGTGGGTGCGCAGGCCGTCTCCCGGTTCGACTGGCTGTTCTACATCTTCGGTGCGTTCCTCATCTACACGGCCTGGAAGCTCGTGCGCCACCAGGACGACGACGAGGACGAGTTCAAAGAGAACGTGGTTCTCCGTGTTGCCAAGAGGTTCCTGCCTGCCACGGACTCCTACGACGGGGCGCGGATCACCACGCGGGTAGACGGGCGCAAGGTCGTCACGCCGATGCTGATCGTGATGATCGCGATCGGTACGACGGACCTGTTGTTCGCGCTCGACTCCATCCCGGCGATCTTCGGCCTCACCAAGGAGCCCTACCTGGTGTTCACCGCGAACGCGTTCGCGCTGATGGGGCTTCGGCAGCTGTACTTCCTGATCGGCGGCTTGCTGGACAAGCTCGTCTACCTCAGCAAGGGGCTGTCGGTCGTGCTGGCCTTCATCGGCGTGAAGCTCGTGTTCGAGGCGTTGCACCATGACGGTGTGAGCTGGGCGCCGGAGATTCCCATCCTGGTCTCGCTCGGCATCATCCTCGGCACACTGGCAGTGACGACGGTGGCGAGCTTGATCAAGGTTCGGCGCGACCCGAAGCAACCAACGGAGCCGGAATCGGTGACCGTCAACGGCGGAGGCTGA
- a CDS encoding DUF6457 domain-containing protein yields MRFTSTNARVLDEWARLVAVELGVGPDELDKRTLVSLARCVARDVGGMAAPLACYLLGIAVGQGMPLSEAASRVSTVVEQWRGPDWAD; encoded by the coding sequence ATGAGGTTCACTTCTACGAACGCGCGCGTCCTCGACGAGTGGGCGCGGCTGGTGGCCGTCGAACTGGGTGTGGGCCCGGACGAATTGGACAAACGGACACTGGTGTCGCTGGCGCGCTGTGTCGCGCGGGACGTCGGCGGGATGGCCGCGCCGCTGGCCTGTTACCTGCTCGGAATCGCTGTCGGACAGGGAATGCCCTTGTCCGAGGCGGCATCTCGTGTGTCCACAGTGGTCGAACAGTGGCGCGGCCCGGACTGGGCCGACTAA
- a CDS encoding thiamine pyrophosphate-binding protein, with protein MARTAQAVPENASIEATNGAAEPEVISGGHLVAKALKAEGVDVIFTLCGGHIIDIYDGCVDEGIEVVDVRHEQVAAHAADGYARITGKPGCAVVTAGPGTTDAVTGVANALRAESPMLLIGGQGALSQHKMGSLQDLPHVDMMNPITKFAATVPHTERVADLVSMAFRECFAGAPGPSFLEIPRDILDAKVPVSRARIPEGGRYRASTRSIGDPADIERLADLIAHSEKPCVLLGSQVWTTRGSDDAVDFVRTLDIPAFMNGSGRGTLPPGDPHHLQLARRYAFRNADLIIIVGSPFDFRMGYGKRLSPSATVVQIDLDYRTVGKNRDIDLGIVGDAGAVLAAVTQAASGRISAPSSNNRKAWLDELRGVEDATYQKRLPRQHSDASPIDPYRLVHEINEFLTEDSIYIGDGGDIVTFSGQVVQPKSPGHWMDPGPLGTLGVGIPFVMAAKYARPDKEVVALFGDGAFSLTGWDFETLVRYNLPFVGIVGNNSSMNQIRYGQIAKYGADRGRVGNTLGDVRYDEFAKMLGGYGEEVRHPEDIGPALLRARESGLPSLINVWVDPEVYAPGTMNQTMYK; from the coding sequence ATGGCGCGAACGGCGCAGGCGGTGCCCGAGAACGCGAGCATCGAGGCAACCAACGGTGCCGCCGAGCCCGAGGTGATCTCCGGCGGTCACCTCGTGGCCAAGGCACTCAAAGCCGAGGGTGTCGACGTGATCTTCACGCTCTGCGGCGGCCACATCATCGACATCTACGACGGCTGCGTCGACGAGGGCATCGAAGTGGTCGACGTCCGCCACGAGCAAGTGGCGGCACACGCGGCTGACGGATACGCCCGGATCACCGGCAAACCCGGCTGCGCGGTCGTCACCGCCGGACCGGGCACGACCGACGCGGTCACCGGCGTGGCCAACGCGTTGCGCGCGGAGAGCCCGATGCTGCTGATCGGCGGCCAGGGAGCGCTGAGCCAGCACAAGATGGGCTCGCTGCAGGACCTGCCGCACGTCGACATGATGAACCCGATCACCAAGTTCGCCGCGACCGTGCCGCACACCGAGCGCGTCGCGGACCTGGTGTCGATGGCGTTCCGCGAGTGTTTCGCCGGCGCCCCAGGCCCGTCGTTCCTGGAGATCCCACGCGACATCCTGGACGCGAAGGTACCCGTGTCCAGGGCGCGGATCCCCGAAGGCGGACGCTACCGCGCGTCGACCCGCTCGATCGGCGACCCGGCCGACATCGAGCGCCTCGCCGACCTGATCGCGCACTCCGAGAAGCCCTGTGTGCTGCTCGGCAGCCAGGTCTGGACCACGCGGGGCAGCGACGACGCGGTCGACTTCGTCCGCACGCTCGACATCCCCGCGTTCATGAACGGCTCTGGCCGCGGCACGCTGCCCCCGGGCGACCCGCACCACCTGCAGCTGGCCCGCCGCTACGCGTTCCGGAACGCCGACCTGATCATCATCGTCGGCAGCCCGTTCGACTTCCGGATGGGCTACGGCAAGCGCTTGTCGCCCAGCGCCACGGTCGTGCAGATCGACCTGGACTACCGCACGGTCGGCAAGAACCGCGACATCGACCTCGGCATCGTCGGTGACGCGGGCGCCGTGCTCGCCGCGGTCACCCAGGCCGCGTCCGGCCGCATCAGCGCGCCCAGTTCCAACAACCGCAAGGCGTGGCTGGATGAGCTGCGGGGCGTCGAGGACGCGACGTACCAGAAGCGCTTGCCGCGCCAGCATTCCGACGCCAGCCCGATCGACCCGTACCGCCTGGTGCACGAGATCAACGAGTTCCTCACCGAGGACTCCATCTACATCGGCGACGGCGGCGACATCGTCACGTTCTCCGGCCAGGTCGTGCAGCCCAAGTCGCCCGGCCACTGGATGGACCCCGGGCCGCTCGGCACGCTCGGCGTCGGCATCCCGTTCGTGATGGCGGCGAAGTACGCCCGGCCGGACAAGGAAGTCGTCGCGCTGTTCGGTGACGGCGCGTTCTCGCTGACCGGCTGGGACTTCGAGACGCTCGTGCGCTACAACCTGCCGTTCGTCGGCATCGTCGGCAACAACTCGTCGATGAACCAGATCCGCTACGGCCAGATCGCCAAGTACGGCGCCGACCGCGGCCGGGTGGGCAACACGCTCGGCGACGTCCGCTACGACGAGTTCGCCAAGATGCTCGGCGGCTACGGCGAGGAAGTCCGTCACCCCGAGGACATCGGCCCCGCGCTGCTGCGTGCGCGCGAGTCGGGCCTGCCGTCGCTGATCAACGTCTGGGTCGATCCCGAGGTCTACGCGCCGGGCACGATGAACCAGACCATGTACAAGTAG
- the frc gene encoding formyl-CoA transferase produces MAKALDGVRVLDFTHVQSGPSATQILAWLGADVVKVESPTGDITRKQLRDLPDADSLYFTMLNCNKRSITLNMKSDRGKELFTRMIGKFDIMVENFGPGAVDRMGFPWEKLQELNPRLIYASIKGFGEGPYTHYKAYEVVAQAMGGSMSTTGFEEGPPLATGAQIGDSGTGMHAVAGILAALYQREQSGRGQRVTVAMQHAVLNLARVKLRDQQRLAHGPLKEYPNKEFGDTVPRSGNASGGGQPGWAVRCAPGGPNDYVYVIVQPVGWEPITQLIGRPELVDDPEWATPEARLNKLDKMFQLIEEWSINHSKWDVLATLNKHNIPCGPILSTKEIITDESLRANDMVVDVEHPQRGRFTTVGMPIKLSDSPAQVERPPLLGEHNKDIYVEELGVAEEELAELSANGVI; encoded by the coding sequence ATGGCCAAGGCACTCGACGGCGTTCGCGTCCTGGACTTCACCCACGTCCAGTCCGGGCCCTCCGCCACCCAGATCCTGGCGTGGCTGGGCGCGGACGTGGTCAAGGTGGAGTCACCGACCGGCGACATCACCCGCAAGCAGCTGCGTGACCTGCCGGACGCGGACTCCCTGTACTTCACGATGCTCAACTGCAACAAGCGCAGCATCACGCTGAACATGAAGAGCGACAGGGGAAAGGAGCTCTTCACCCGGATGATCGGCAAGTTCGACATCATGGTGGAGAACTTCGGCCCCGGCGCGGTCGACCGGATGGGCTTCCCGTGGGAGAAGCTGCAGGAGCTCAACCCGCGCCTGATCTACGCGTCCATCAAGGGTTTCGGCGAAGGCCCGTACACGCACTACAAGGCGTACGAAGTCGTGGCGCAGGCCATGGGCGGCTCGATGAGCACCACCGGTTTCGAAGAGGGCCCGCCGCTCGCCACGGGCGCGCAGATCGGCGACTCCGGTACCGGCATGCACGCCGTGGCAGGCATTCTCGCCGCGCTGTACCAGCGTGAACAATCCGGCCGTGGCCAGCGCGTGACGGTCGCGATGCAGCACGCGGTGCTCAACCTCGCCCGTGTGAAGCTCCGTGACCAGCAGCGCCTGGCGCACGGACCGCTCAAGGAATACCCGAACAAGGAGTTCGGCGACACGGTTCCCCGTTCCGGCAACGCGTCCGGCGGGGGACAGCCGGGATGGGCCGTGCGGTGCGCGCCCGGCGGGCCGAACGACTACGTCTACGTGATCGTCCAGCCCGTCGGCTGGGAGCCGATCACGCAGCTGATCGGCCGCCCCGAGCTGGTCGACGACCCCGAGTGGGCCACACCGGAAGCACGGTTGAACAAGCTGGACAAGATGTTCCAGCTGATCGAGGAGTGGTCGATCAACCACAGCAAGTGGGACGTGCTGGCGACGCTGAACAAGCACAACATCCCCTGCGGACCGATCCTGTCCACCAAGGAGATCATCACCGACGAGTCGTTGCGCGCCAACGACATGGTCGTGGACGTCGAGCACCCGCAGCGCGGCCGGTTCACCACGGTCGGCATGCCCATCAAGCTCTCCGACTCACCCGCGCAGGTCGAGCGCCCACCGTTGCTCGGCGAGCACAACAAGGACATCTACGTCGAGGAACTCGGCGTCGCCGAGGAGGAGCTGGCCGAGCTCTCCGCGAACGGAGTGATCTGA
- a CDS encoding Nramp family divalent metal transporter, with protein sequence METSKTPAAGPNLVAGEERVWRAGRLDPMPIRTLPEAPPSIHLLGPTVFLVALGVGMGESYMWPRLVLVFGPEIRWLFLIGVTLQAVVMLEMARYAMATGESIFTGAARVFKPIMWFFFVVAILVYIWPGHLSAGAAAFEEITGIPWVVTACVALVLVGILFSLARVIYNLLENVLAILIGLLVVGTAVIASMVGNWSDLASTIGGMFSFGYFPSGAMTDQWFPIVVGAIAFAGPSGMQQMWYTLHLRDSGAGMGSHIPKLRGLRHAGEEEEMPNRGFMFDTDDPDEMRKWRGWRRWVTFDALLLFWGITMLVTISFTVLAQSAARANPDVKTLIEGGDRDAALSAMSDAFAQAGGPVLGGLFFGFIALIGLNATLGLFDSFSRGQADMTYFFVKGAKRFKMSHLYAGFLWGVIMFGIMVLLFGPADGPESVLDILAFLSTFAMGSYCVVLLLVNNKMLPKPIRPKWWSNAVIGFGAVFYLGMLFYSLFRFGVVVG encoded by the coding sequence ATGGAGACCTCGAAAACCCCGGCAGCCGGGCCGAACTTAGTCGCCGGCGAGGAGAGAGTGTGGCGGGCCGGTCGGCTCGATCCCATGCCCATCCGCACCCTGCCCGAGGCACCTCCGTCGATCCACCTGTTGGGACCGACGGTGTTCCTGGTCGCGCTCGGTGTCGGGATGGGCGAGTCCTACATGTGGCCGAGGCTCGTGCTGGTCTTCGGTCCCGAGATCAGGTGGTTGTTCCTGATCGGTGTGACGCTGCAGGCCGTCGTCATGCTGGAGATGGCCCGCTACGCGATGGCCACCGGCGAGAGCATCTTCACGGGTGCCGCGCGCGTGTTCAAACCGATCATGTGGTTCTTCTTCGTCGTGGCGATCCTGGTCTACATCTGGCCAGGGCACCTGTCCGCCGGAGCGGCGGCGTTCGAGGAGATCACGGGCATACCGTGGGTGGTGACCGCCTGCGTCGCCCTTGTCCTGGTGGGAATTCTGTTCAGCCTCGCCAGGGTGATCTACAACCTGCTGGAGAACGTGCTCGCGATCCTGATCGGCCTGCTGGTCGTCGGCACGGCCGTGATCGCGTCGATGGTCGGCAACTGGTCGGACCTGGCGTCGACCATCGGCGGCATGTTCTCGTTCGGCTACTTCCCGTCCGGTGCGATGACCGACCAGTGGTTCCCGATCGTGGTCGGCGCGATCGCGTTCGCCGGACCGTCCGGGATGCAGCAGATGTGGTACACGCTGCATCTTCGCGACAGCGGCGCCGGGATGGGTTCGCACATCCCGAAACTGCGGGGACTGCGGCACGCGGGCGAGGAAGAGGAGATGCCCAACCGCGGGTTCATGTTCGACACGGACGACCCGGACGAGATGCGGAAGTGGCGCGGGTGGCGCCGCTGGGTCACGTTCGACGCCCTGTTGTTGTTCTGGGGCATCACGATGCTGGTGACGATCTCGTTCACCGTGCTCGCCCAGTCGGCCGCGCGGGCCAACCCTGATGTCAAGACCCTGATCGAGGGCGGTGACCGCGACGCCGCGCTGTCGGCGATGTCGGACGCGTTCGCCCAGGCAGGCGGGCCGGTGCTCGGTGGGCTGTTCTTCGGCTTCATCGCGTTGATCGGCCTGAACGCCACACTGGGCCTGTTCGACTCGTTCTCCCGCGGCCAGGCGGACATGACGTACTTCTTCGTCAAGGGCGCCAAGCGGTTCAAGATGTCACACCTCTACGCGGGTTTCCTGTGGGGTGTGATCATGTTCGGTATCATGGTCCTGCTGTTCGGGCCCGCTGACGGACCCGAGTCGGTGCTGGACATCCTGGCGTTCCTGTCCACGTTCGCGATGGGCTCGTACTGCGTGGTCCTGTTGCTGGTGAACAACAAGATGCTGCCGAAACCGATCAGGCCGAAGTGGTGGAGCAACGCCGTCATCGGCTTCGGTGCGGTGTTCTACCTCGGCATGCTGTTCTACTCGTTGTTCCGCTTCGGGGTGGTAGTGGGCTGA